The genome window TCTTTCCTGGTGTAGCTCTGGTCCAGCTTGATCAGCAATTTTCGCTTATCATAAGAATATTCCAGCTTTTTCTTGACTTTTCCCTGAATCTCTTCCGTGGACAATGATCCATAATCTCCCACCGTGTCCATGAGAGCGATGCCTTTTATATCAAAGCCCTTAGCATCCAGTTCCAGTATGTTTTGCGGATAAAAATGCGGCTTGAACATGAGAACGGCCGACGCCGGAACCTGCTGCTTTTCCCAGTCGAATGCGACATCAAGGCGTGTATAAAGAATATCACTTTTCCTTGGCCGCTCCGGACGGTAAGCGCCCTGTGAGGAAACTGTTCCAGGATTCCTTCTTCTCAGCGTATCTGCCACCTCGGCAGCCTGTGAAGGAACGGAGAACAATAGCAATGCTGTGCAGATAACAAAGATCAAACGGCCCAAAAAAAGCCCCCTATCGTGGCTGGTAACGTCTCTTTTCAAGATGATTGTGTGGATGTATGTCAAAATGTTTTTGTTAGTATTTTTTGTTCTTTTGCTCAAATAAAATATCAGGTCGGCAGGATTCTCCCTGCTTCTGCTGCTCTCCTGGCAGGAATATACGACACCAGCATTGTTATGATAACGACGATAACGCCCGTATAGAGTATATCTTCCCATATTAATTTAACGGGATAGGCATCCACCAGTGACGTTGCCATTCCCATTGAAACAAATCCATATTTCAATTGCAATACGCATAGCAAAATTCCACCACCAAGCCCAGCCAGCGCACCAGACAGAGCCACAATTGCTCCTTCCGCAAGAAAAATTCTCCGGATCAACCCCGGCGTGGCGCCTAATGCATAGAGCATGGAAACGTCTTTCTTTTTCTCAATAGCCAGCATGCTGAGCGAAAAGAAAATGTTGATCGCAGCTACTAAAATAATGAAAGACAAGGTTATAGCCACAAAAAGTTTTTCCAGACGGATCGCACGAAGCAAGTCGGAGTTAAGCGAATCCCTGTCTCTGACCACAAACCGGTCACCCAATTGATCCGCAATCCTCCTGCTTACCTTTCCTTCCTTGTAACCTGGCATAACCTGCACTTCCAGCGAAGATCTTTCACCTTCATATCCCATCAGCTTTTCAACCAATGCGATTGGTGCGATCACGTAATCGTCGTAACGTGTTTCTATAAAAAATATGCCGCCGGGCCTCAGCAGAAGGTGGTTAAATGCTTCTGAAGAGGTCAGGTTTAAGGTTTTGGAGCCGGTTTTGGGATACATTAATTGTAATGGCGTAATAATGTCTTCCAAAGAAATGGATAAAGCATTCCTGACGCCTTCCGCAATGATGCCATACGGCGTGCCGCCCTGGCCATAAAGTTTTAATGTTCCTTCGATGATCGCCGTATCGAGCTGCCCCTGCCGCTGAAATGTGCTGTCAACGCCTTTGAGCCGCACAATGATCTGCTGGTTACCATACTGGGCAAGCGCGTTGTCTTCCACAACCTGCGTAACCAGCCTGACGCCTTCAACGGATCTGACCTTTTGAATCAACGCATTATCTGTTTTAAACCTTTTGCCTTCTGCGGGCGTGATCTTAACGTCCGCATCGAAGGTTTTGAAGATTTTTCGGTTCAGGTCCTCCATTCCATTGAAAACAGAAAGCACGACGACCATAGCCATGGTTCCAACTGCTACGCCAGCCATCGCGATGCGGGCTATGACGCTGATGAAGCTGCGTTTGTTCCGGGAAAAAAAATAGCGGACAGCGATCCTGTACGAAAGATGCATTAGGCAGGAGCTTTAATCAATTGGATTCGTCGTCCTCGTCCGGTTGAGCTGGTGGAATAACAATATCCGAAAATAGCAGGTCCATTTTGGCTGCATACTCGGCAGTATCGTCCATATAGAATTGAAGATGAGGCACGATCCGAAGCTGGTGACGCACCCTTTCGCCCAGTTTCTGACGAATGAATTTGGTGTTTTCCTGAATCGTTTCCAGTAATATCGACTTATTTTTATCGGGCAAAAAACTCAGGTATGCTCTTGCAATGCTCAGATCTGGCGTAACACGCACGGCTGTAATGGTAACAAAAGAGCCATTCGTCAAATGATGTGCGTCCTTTTGAAATATCTCCCCAAGATCCTTCTGAATCTGCCTCCCTACTTTTTGTTGTCTTTTAGATTCCATGTTTCAAAAGTACAAATATCCGGACTTATTTTGTTTTTGTAGAATGCGGAGTTGTAATTTCGTGAAAGTTATTCTGATAAGATACATAATCCGCATACTTCTTGTTAAGTTTTTTTCGCGTTAACGCACGGTATCAGAGCATCAGTCTGGTCGTATTTTTCCTGCTGCTCCGGCTTCCATTTTTCCTGGGGGGTGCGCCGCTGCTTATCCCGGAACTGAGCTGGATGCTGGTAGGCGAGCAAATGGGCCGTGGATTTATGCTCTACCGGGACGTGTGGGACAATGTAAGCCCTTTTTCGGGCCTTACTTACTGGCTTATCGACACGCTTTTCGGCCGCACGCAATGGGTTTATCAGCTCGCCGCGATCACGGTTTCAGTCGTGCAGATCCTTTATTTCAACTACGTTATACATTCCCGGGAAGTTTTCCCCGAACGCACGTTCCTTCCAGGTGCTTTATACGCATTGTTCCTGAACATTTCCTTTGATATGGGCACGCTTTCGCCCATGCTGATGGCTAATACATTCCTGCTTTTATCCTTCGGTGCCATTGTTAAGATCCTGGTAAGAAGGGAAGTAACGACCCAGGTTTTTGAAATGGGGCTTTATATCGGGATTGCTACATTGTTTTATCTGCCGGCTTCATTGTTCATGATCTGGGCATTTTTGGCGCTGTTATTTTATACAGGTTCCACCGTGCGTCACCATTTGCTGGGGCTGTTCGGATCTTTATTCCCGTTGCTGATGGTCGTGCTGTTCTTTTATATGAACAATGGCATTGAAAGTCTTAACAGGAACCTGCTGACTTCTGTCTTTCAGGTAAAACAATATAACCTCAATGATTTTTCCTCGCTGATCGCGTCGCTGTTGCTGCCGCTGGGCTTTGGGGTGATGGGTTTTATGCGGATTTTCACCACGTTGCGCTTTGTCAATTATCAAACTCGGATTCAGCAGGTGATGGCGCTCTGGTTTATCATTGCGGTGTTCACCATTCCGCTCATGCAGTTTATGGCGCCGATGCAGTTTGTGATCTTCATCCCGCCTGCTGCGTTTTTTGCAACACATTATTTTCAGAGTTTCAGAAAAAAAAGCTGGGCCGATGAGTTTCAGTTTATCACAATGGGCGCTGTGATCCTGATGATCCAATATCAGGGATTACGCGGCATTATACCTGGAATATCCATGGGTAAGCTCGAAAATCTGCGTGCAAAACAAGCAGCGCTTCCGGAACAGATCCAGAATAAGCGCGTTCTGGTGCTGGGGCAGCATTCAGGGGAGTATATCAATAATTACACGGCCACGCCTTACCTCAACTGGGAACTCGCCAGCTATGATTTGCGCAACCTGGATAATTTTGACAGCGTGATCCACGTCTACGACAACTTCAAAAAGGATCCGCCGGACTACGTTATCGACAAAGTGAACATTATGCCGAAACTGCTTTACCGCGTTCCGGCATTAAGAAGCCAATATGAATTAAGTCCCTGGAAAGGGATTTATCAGCGTAAGATCTAGCAGGCGATCTTATCCACCCGGGTCTGGTGACGGCCACCTTCAAATTCCGTCGCCAGGAATGCGCCTACGCTTGCCAGTGCCGTTTCCAATTCGATAAATCGAACGGGTATGCAAATAATATTTGCATCGTTATGCTGGCGTGCTAATGCTGCCAATGGCAAATCCCAAACCAGCGCTGCACGGATTCCCTGATGCTTGTTGGCCGTAATGCAAACGCCCTGGCCACTGCCGCAAAGCAACACGCCTTTCTCGAACTCGCCGCTTTCAACGCCGCTAGCCACGGGATGGGCAAAATCGGCATAGTCAGCAGAATCGGCGCTGTATGTGCCGAAATCCTTCACTTCAAAACCATTCGTCGTTAACCAGTTGATAACCGGCTCCTTATATGGAAAACCCGCGTGATCCGAACCGATAGCAATTTTTCTCATTAGTTTTTTGTTAATTGTAACATTTAATGATGGTCTTACAAAGTTACGATTATCTACTTCAACAACTAAATTGAATATCCGAATATGAGTGAAGAAGCAAAGCCAACCAATGCGGAATTAATAGACGTTTCCCTGATGAACCCCGCTGTTCCCGAAGATGAAAAGCGAATCAAGGAAGCATTTGAAGACCGGAATTGGAATGAGATAAAAAGTGCAGATTCCTGGGTTGTGTTTAAAGTAATGGCCGAGTTTGTCGAAGGGTTTGACAAGCTGGCGAAAATCGGGCCTTGCGTTTCTATATTCGGGTCGGCGCGGACGCTATCCAGCAATCCGCATTACAAAACGGCCGAAGATATTGCAGCCAAGCTCGTAAGACATGGATATGGCGTAATTACGGGCGGTGGGCCCGGGATTATGGAGGCGGGTAACAAAGGTGCGCGTGAGCAAGGCGGAAAGTCGGTTGGATTAAATATTAAACTCCCTTTTGAGCAGCATAGCAACATTTATATCGATCCTGACAAGAACATTAACTTCGATTTTTTCTTTGTACGAAAAGTAATGTTTGTTAAATATTCTCAGGGATTTATTGTTATGCCTGGCGGATTTGGAACGCTCGACGAAATGTTTGAAGCGATGACGCTGATCCAGACCAAGAAGATCGGCCGCTTCCCTATCGTGCTTGTAGGAAGCAGTTACTGGACCGGTTTGCTCGACTGGATCAAGGGAACAATGCTGACCGAGGGCAACATTAATCCCGAAGACATGAAACTAATCAGTGTTGTAGACACGCCGGATGAAGCCGTGAAA of Dyadobacter chenhuakuii contains these proteins:
- a CDS encoding ABC transporter permease, with the protein product MHLSYRIAVRYFFSRNKRSFISVIARIAMAGVAVGTMAMVVVLSVFNGMEDLNRKIFKTFDADVKITPAEGKRFKTDNALIQKVRSVEGVRLVTQVVEDNALAQYGNQQIIVRLKGVDSTFQRQGQLDTAIIEGTLKLYGQGGTPYGIIAEGVRNALSISLEDIITPLQLMYPKTGSKTLNLTSSEAFNHLLLRPGGIFFIETRYDDYVIAPIALVEKLMGYEGERSSLEVQVMPGYKEGKVSRRIADQLGDRFVVRDRDSLNSDLLRAIRLEKLFVAITLSFIILVAAINIFFSLSMLAIEKKKDVSMLYALGATPGLIRRIFLAEGAIVALSGALAGLGGGILLCVLQLKYGFVSMGMATSLVDAYPVKLIWEDILYTGVIVVIITMLVSYIPARRAAEAGRILPT
- the rbfA gene encoding 30S ribosome-binding factor RbfA; this encodes MESKRQQKVGRQIQKDLGEIFQKDAHHLTNGSFVTITAVRVTPDLSIARAYLSFLPDKNKSILLETIQENTKFIRQKLGERVRHQLRIVPHLQFYMDDTAEYAAKMDLLFSDIVIPPAQPDEDDESN
- the rpiB gene encoding ribose 5-phosphate isomerase B, producing the protein MRKIAIGSDHAGFPYKEPVINWLTTNGFEVKDFGTYSADSADYADFAHPVASGVESGEFEKGVLLCGSGQGVCITANKHQGIRAALVWDLPLAALARQHNDANIICIPVRFIELETALASVGAFLATEFEGGRHQTRVDKIAC
- a CDS encoding LOG family protein; protein product: MSEEAKPTNAELIDVSLMNPAVPEDEKRIKEAFEDRNWNEIKSADSWVVFKVMAEFVEGFDKLAKIGPCVSIFGSARTLSSNPHYKTAEDIAAKLVRHGYGVITGGGPGIMEAGNKGAREQGGKSVGLNIKLPFEQHSNIYIDPDKNINFDFFFVRKVMFVKYSQGFIVMPGGFGTLDEMFEAMTLIQTKKIGRFPIVLVGSSYWTGLLDWIKGTMLTEGNINPEDMKLISVVDTPDEAVKVIDNFYNKYMLKPNF